ATCATGTTAAAGAGGCACAAAATTTAGTAGAAAACTATAAAGATACCCAAACTGCGCAAGACAGAGTTAAAGCTAAGCAAAAAGTGAATACATTAAGCAAACCGCATCAAAAATATTTCAATAAACAAATTGATAAAGTTTATAATGGTTTGCAACGCTAAATCAAATTAAATTTAAAAGTTACATAACTCGTAGTTATTCGACATCATATAAATAATGACAATTCCATTGATAGATTATCAATTTTAATATAGATTTAGAGGCATTATAAATTTACATTGTCTCGCTAACTAAGTCTGCAACGCTTATAGTTGCAGGCTTTTTAAATTTTCGAAAGATAAAAAACATTAATTTATGAGACTAAAATATACAAAAAATATATAAATAACTACATGTATATTCGTTAATTTATTAAATATTTATTAATTAATTGTAAATTTGTAGATAAATATTTAATTAACGTTTAATATGAAAATTAACTAAAAAGAAAGAGGTGTTAGTTATGACAGAATACTTTTTAAGTGCTGGCATATTTACGGCAATAGTTTCATTAGTACTTATAGTGATGGCTATAAGTAAATTTTCTCAAAGGCAAACCGCGAAAAGATTTTTATTTTTCTCTACTAGTTGCTTAGTGTTAACATTAGTTGTAATTTCTAATTTTAATCAAACTGCTGGAGCTTCCCAATTAACTGATGAAGATGGAAATAGCAATGCAACTGAATATAGCAAGTCAGCAACGACTAAATTACATAAAGAGCCTGCGACATTAATCAAAGCGATTGATGGTGATACTGTGAAGTTAATGTACAAAGGACAACCAATGACATTTAGATTGTTATTAATTGATACGCCCGAAACGAAACATCCTAAAAAAGGCGTTGAAAAATATGGACCTGAAGCAAGTGCGTTTACGAAAAAAATGGTAGAGAATGCTAAGAAAATTGAAGTTGAATTTGACAAGGGACAAAAGACAGATAAATATGGACGTGGATTAGCTTATATTTATGCAGATGGTAAAATGGTTAACCAAGCATTAGTGCGTCAAGGATTAGCAAAAGTTGCATATGTATATAAACCTAATAATACACATGAACAACTACTAAGAAAAAGTGAAGCACAAGCGAAAAAAGAACATTTAAATATTTGGAGTGAAGGTGACGCAGAATAAAGTTACTGACACTTAGCATAAAGTGCCACTGCTGCTAGTGGCACTTTTAATATATACTCATAAGTTCACTAAGTATTATTAAATTTGAAATGAAAAAATAAATTGTATCAAATCAAAGTGTATTTAATATCAGAATATAAAAGTTTTGAATTTAGTATTAAAATGGAATATTACTATATATTACAATATGTATTTTCATAGAAAATAAATTAATGCTTTACTTCTATATTTAGAAGTGTATAATGGTAGGTAAGTAATAAAGAGCGTGAAGAAAATTGTGAGTTATTTTTGCAGAATATTCTCCTTTTCATTTATGAATTTGTTACAAATATTTAGTGCAAAAGCACGACGGAGGTATTCGATATGAATAACGGTACAGTTAAATGGTTTAATGCAGAAAAAGGTTTTGGTTTCATCGAAAGAGAAGATGGTAGTGACGTATTCGTACACTTCTCAGCAATCGCTGAAGATGGATACAAATCATTAGAAGAAGGCCAAAAAGTTGAATTCGACATCGTTGAAGGCGACCGTGGAGAGCAAGCTGCTAACGTAGTTAAAATGTAATTTTAGTTAATTCAAACAGTCCTCATTATAGGGCTGTTTTTTTTATACTATTTTTGAGAGAATGAGCCAGAAATGATAAAAAATTACTCATGATTTTTTATGTAGTTGTTCTTACAGATTATCTCCAGCTAATGCGTCCTTAAAAAATAGGAATACATGAGCAAAACTAATGTATAAGAAATACTAATTTCTAAAAAAGTAGTTCTTTAATGATAAATTATCTACATAATACAGCCAGAAGAATAGACCACAGAAAAATGATCAGCACATGAATGGATCTATTTAACAAATATATAACAGTACTCGCTACTCATAATAGCAATTATTATTAGTTTTACTTAGCAAACATATACAAAAAATTAAATTCTTAAACAAAAAAACCGCCAATACAGAACTTTAATAATGACGAGAATTAAAGTCTGTATATGGCGATAACAAGAAGTAATGTTAAACACTCAAAGTGTTTAACATTAATAGGATACCATATCGGATTATATCTTACTACTTAATTAATAATTTAACTAATCAACTTTTTGTTAATTTTTTATTAAGAGTGATTAATTATTGCGAAAATTTAATGTTTTTAAAATCTCATAATAATTCAGTAATCTCATTTCCATTTAAAAAGTGAAACATTAAAATAATTAAATGAAAATATTGTGTTTAGATTTATCTATCGAATATATTCAACTCTAGCGATTTGATATCTACTGAAATAACTAAGTTTTCATCATTATTCTTAATTTGACCATTTGTTAAATCAATTTCCGATAGTATTTTAAAGCTACCGTTAGGCAAAGGTCTTACTATCGACATTTGCGTTTCGTTTTGTTGAATTAAAAATGGTTGAGTTGATTGGTTATTGATATGCCATTCATTCATTTTAGTAAGTTCTCCTGTTCATTAGTGATGTTGTATTGATTTTAACGAATGTATTAGTTATCAACCAAAACTTTGCTCAATTTCGACAAATGTTTTAGTTAATATTGAAAGATTATAAATATTATCCTCTTCAATATCTCCGTGCAAGTAGTCTTGTTCAATTAGAACTATGCAATTTGCATAAAAGTTTTCGTAGTTCCTATCACAAAAATAATCTTCTTGTGCATTTTTAGCATCACCAAAATAGTTAGCCTTAGTTTCTGTATCGCCGTTATTTGAGCGTTCAATATATAATTTATAAAATTTAGCTATCGTATATTTTTGTTCTTTAGTTAGTTTATTCAAATCTTTGGCCTCCTGAAACATCGTTTATATGTTATACCCAATTTATTGAAAAATACCAACTAAATTAATCGCATTTTCAATGTCTTTAATATGTTTTTACAAGTTTTAAGCGATATTGATCTGTAAAATTATCTTTTATAGCGTACGGAGAAATTATTAATAAACCATGACTTCTAACAGATTTTTCACTAACACCAAATTTATAACCTTGATAAATTATTTTCGTACAATATGTGAAGTTCTTACTATTTAAATTTAATGTAACAAGATAGCGGTGGTTTGTGTTTTCATAGTTTTTCTTAACCCAGTCGGCAGCTTTTTTACCAGCTCCAGGATAGGTACAGCGATAGACCTTCATCCAGTCGTTTTTACCGCTAGCATATATATATTTAAATGACTCAAAGGATTGTGTTGTAGGTTTATCACCTGGGCCCTCAATCTGTAAAATGGTTTTATCATCAATGGCAATACTGCTATGGCCAAAAAATCCCCACATAACTGGACCTTTAGTGATAATTATGTCGCCAGGTTGTAATTTAAAATGATCATCTTTTATTTCTTTATATTTATTATCTGCAATAGTTGAAGGTGCACCAATAGGGGAAATGACAATGAATAATAAGAGGATAATGATTGTATGTTTTATAAATTTCACTTAAAAGCTCCTTGTTAAAAAAATGTATGTAATTAATTGAAACGAGTATGAGACTAAAATGAATGTCTCATTCGCTTAGAATGCTTAAAATATATATTAAATATTAATGTATGATGATATAAAATGTCTATTAAGTATATAAAAACAGCCAAAGACATCAATAGTGAATGTCCCTGGCTGTTATTATCATATGTTCTTTTAAAGAATGCCAAAAATGAATGTATAAATTAACATTGCGAATCCAAAAATATAGAAAATAACGGCAAAACTTAAATAAGATTCTTTTTTAGATTCTTTAGCAGTTTTTTTCATTAAGACAAATATAAATGTACCAGCAACGATAAAAATTAATGCTAGCCAAAATAAAATTGCAAAATGTAAAGTCATGTGAAACCCTCCTTATAAGTCGTAATCGTTAATTAATAAAATCATAGAAAATGGGATAAATATAATAAAGAACGAGCACGATGTTAATAAAAAATAATATTTCACTTAACCAGAATTTAGTAATCATTGCAATGGTAAACGATACAACGAGTATCGAACCGCAAATGATAATGCCAGGCAGGAGCCAACACAAATCATCTAAATCTTCGTTATATGTAATCATAATATTAAAGATAGCAAATATGATTGTAATAACTAAATTTATAGCATTTAATTGAATGTTTTTCATGATTGACACCTACTAATATAAATATAGCTTCTTATTGAATATCATAACACTATTTTGCAAAAGGTAAATAAAAAGTAAAGTTATTTTTAAAATATTATTTGCTCAATATTAAAGTTGGTTAATTGAGCGAACTTATTAAATAAAATAGGAATCAACCTATCATTTCAGGTTTAAATGGCATTTAAATGCAGTAACTTTTGTATTTTCCGTCACATTTTATAAAATTGAACAATAAAAAATGTGCAAAATGACTTTTGCACATTTACAAATATTAGTTTTCTGATAAGATTAATAGCAACACTTTAAAAAAGCACGTATCAAACGTAGGAGAGATGGTTATATGACTTTTTATAATTACATTATGAGTTTTCAAAATGATAATACACCTTTCGGCATGTTAGCAAATTACGTTAATGAAGATAAAGCATTCCCACGCTTAGAAGAAAGTCATCAAGTTATTAGAGCCTATGTTTTGTCTCATTATAAAGACCATCAATTAATTGAAACTACAAACAGAGCTATAAGTTTATATATGATAAATTAATTTGAATAATACCAATTGTGATGAATTAATGCATCCCAAATATCTTTTGTTTTAAAGTTTATTTCATTATTTCTTATCGAAAATGGTGTAATAATGTCTTTATCTAACCAAGTGTTGATAAGCTCATTTGGTACACCATCTAACAACATTTCACTTTTGCTAATTATAAAACATTCCCAGTCAAGTGAAACATTTTTTGGATTCACATAATTACATTGATTATGATTATCCATAAATACTCACTCCTTTAAGTTTCTGTAATCTTCATTGCATTTTACCCATTAATATAATCTTTCAAACCAAAATCATAGTCACTTTTCAAAATATGTATATTAAAATCCCATGCTTTTCACTGTTAAAAAAGTTTAAATAATGGTTTAATATATTCGGTACTCATTTTAATAAAAAGATAATATATTTTGAGCTATCAATACTTTTTATTGAAGAGGTGTTATTGTTGGCTAAAACGTTATATTTAATGCGCCATGGTCAAACTTTGTTTAATTTTAAGGGACTAATACAAGGATTTGGAGATTCTCCATTAACAGAATTGGGGATTTTGCAAGCTGAAAAAGCACGTAGTTATTTTGAAAGCAAGGGGATAAACTTCGATTTATATGCATCATCAACACAGGAACGTGCAAGTGACACACTTGAAAATGTCGCGCCTAACCAACCATATCATCGTTTAAAAGGATTAAAAGAATGGCACTTCGGATTATTTGAAGGTGAGTCTGTATATCTATTTGATAATTTATACAAACCTGAAGATTTATTCGGAGATCGCATAGTGCCTTTTAAAGGTGAATCAAAGCAGCATGTTGAGGATCGTATGGTTAAAGCTTTGCATGAGCTGATGTCTCAAACAAAGGATAATGCATTGGTTGTAAGTCATGGAACAATTATAGGAGTGTTTCTCAGATATTGCCTAGATAAAAATGAGGCATTGAAACATAATATAGGTAATTGTAATATTTTAAAATTCAAATATGACGATGGAACTTTTAGCTTTGAAGAGTTGATTGATCCAAATTTATAATATGTAAAGCGTTACACTTAGACAAGTTCGAGTCTTTGATGTAACGCTTTTTAATGAGACTGAAATTTTAAAATAATAGTTGTAGCAGTTTTTGTAAAATCATAAGAGCCACAATTATAATGATGACACTTGAAATTTTGTTGATAATTAATAATAATTTACCAGTTTTGTCGATAGAACCTACGAATTTACCTAATATTGCAAGTAAAAAGAACCAAAACCATGAAACGCTTATACATGCAATAGTAAATGCAATTTTATCTTTGTCATTGTATAGTGCAGCGCTACTACCAATGACACCAATTGTATCTAATATGGCATGAGGATTTAGTAGTGATACAGACAAGGCAAAGCTAACTTGTTTCATTGGTGACATTGCTTGTACTTGGCTGTTCACTGAAGGTTTGTCATTCCAAATTGTCCAAGCCATATACAGTAAAAATATTAAACCAATTATATAAATAATTGCTTGAAGAATGGGCATCGACATAATAATGATAGATGTACCAATAACAGCAATTATAATTAATAAACTATCTGACAGTCCTGCTGTAAGAATTGCAGGTAATGCATATCTATATTTCGATTGGTTTGCACCTTGGTTAAATATAAACACATTTTGTGCTCCTAATGGCAATATAAGTCCAAT
This is a stretch of genomic DNA from Staphylococcus roterodami. It encodes these proteins:
- a CDS encoding cold-shock protein, giving the protein MNNGTVKWFNAEKGFGFIEREDGSDVFVHFSAIAEDGYKSLEEGQKVEFDIVEGDRGEQAANVVKM
- a CDS encoding thermonuclease family protein; its protein translation is MTEYFLSAGIFTAIVSLVLIVMAISKFSQRQTAKRFLFFSTSCLVLTLVVISNFNQTAGASQLTDEDGNSNATEYSKSATTKLHKEPATLIKAIDGDTVKLMYKGQPMTFRLLLIDTPETKHPKKGVEKYGPEASAFTKKMVENAKKIEVEFDKGQKTDKYGRGLAYIYADGKMVNQALVRQGLAKVAYVYKPNNTHEQLLRKSEAQAKKEHLNIWSEGDAE
- a CDS encoding phosphoglycerate mutase family protein encodes the protein MAKTLYLMRHGQTLFNFKGLIQGFGDSPLTELGILQAEKARSYFESKGINFDLYASSTQERASDTLENVAPNQPYHRLKGLKEWHFGLFEGESVYLFDNLYKPEDLFGDRIVPFKGESKQHVEDRMVKALHELMSQTKDNALVVSHGTIIGVFLRYCLDKNEALKHNIGNCNILKFKYDDGTFSFEELIDPNL
- a CDS encoding LysE/ArgO family amino acid transporter → MLEAIIHGFILSIGLILPLGAQNVFIFNQGANQSKYRYALPAILTAGLSDSLLIIIAVIGTSIIIMSMPILQAIIYIIGLIFLLYMAWTIWNDKPSVNSQVQAMSPMKQVSFALSVSLLNPHAILDTIGVIGSSAALYNDKDKIAFTIACISVSWFWFFLLAILGKFVGSIDKTGKLLLIINKISSVIIIIVALMILQKLLQLLF
- a CDS encoding sterile alpha motif-like domain-containing protein translates to MTFYNYIMSFQNDNTPFGMLANYVNEDKAFPRLEESHQVIRAYVLSHYKDHQLIETTNRAISLYMIN